From Hallerella porci:
TTCATTTAACTTGTCTAGGTTTCCGCCTAAATCCAAGAGCGAAGCCACCGTCATGTCGCCGCTAATGCCGCAGGATCCATCAAGATAAAGTATTTTAAACATTTTAAGTTCCTCGATTTAAAGGCTTTTGCCTTAAAGTTTTCGTTAAAGTTCTTGTTAAAATTTTTGCGTTAATTTTCGTCGTTTAATTTCTTTGTATGAAATTTTGAAAAGAAAAGTCCAATTTCAAAAAGCAAGTAAGTAGGCGTTGCTAAAATGACTTGGCTTATAATATCGGGCGGCGTAAGGAGTGCCGAAATCACCAAAATCACAATCAAAACATAGGGTCGTTTAGACGCAATCGTTTTGTATTCCACGATGTCAGTGCGGATTAACGCGTAAGTCACCAGCGGAAATTGAAACATGCAACCAAAGGCAAGCGAAAGCCAAATCGCAAGCGACACCACATTTTCAACGCTAAAAATCGGCTGAAGCGAAGGACCCGAAAAGCTGAGCCCAAACTTCAAGATAATCGGAATGCAAGTGACAAGGCAAAAGCAGACTCCGCTTGCAAATAAAAGGCTCGAAAGTAAAAC
This genomic window contains:
- the tatC gene encoding twin-arginine translocase subunit TatC, with translation MKQDSSENFNDKTQTLVYHLEALRSVLIKSLAALGIGLVPMFLCSPYALDFLTARIVEECQTPLHYFSPMEVFFLQLKLSLLFDVIICFPYIAYQIWKFITPALYENEQKFIRSTVLLSSLLFASGVCFCLVTCIPIILKFGLSFSGPSLQPIFSVENVVSLAIWLSLAFGCMFQFPLVTYALIRTDIVEYKTIASKRPYVLIVILVISALLTPPDIISQVILATPTYLLFEIGLFFSKFHTKKLNDEN